The window cccatggagatgcttccttctggcctagcgcggttacggacatatttctttaggactcccatgaacctctcaaaggggaacatattgtgtagaaatacgggccccagaatgacaatctcgtcgactagatgaactaggacgtgcgtcatgatattgaagaaggatggtgggaacaccagctcgaaactgacaagacattgcgccacatcactccttagccttggtatgatttctggatcgatcaccttctgagagattgcattgaggaatgcacatagcttcacaatggctaatcggacgttttccggtagaagccccctcaatgcaaccggaagtagttgcgtcataatcacgtggcagtcatgagactttaggttctggaactttttctctggcatatttattattccctttatattcgacgagaagccagtcgggaccttcatactgagcaggcattcaaagaagatttctttctcttctttcgtaagagcgtagctggcaggaccttcatactgcttcggaggcatgccgcctttttcgtgcaaatgttgcaggtcctcccgtgcctcaggtgtatcttttgtcttcccatacacgcccaagaagcctagcaggttcacgcaaaggttcttcgtcacgtgcatcacgttgattgaagagcggacctctaggtctttccagtagggtaggtcccaaaatatagatttcttcttccacatgggtgcgtgtccctcaacgtcattcggaacagctagtccgccgggactctttccaaagattacatgtaaatcattgaccatagcaagtacgtgatcaccggtacgcatggcgggcttcttccggtgatctgcctcgcctttgaaatgcttgcctttctttcgacattgatggttggtcggaagaaatcgacgatggcccaggtacacattcttcctgcatttgtccaggtatatactttcagtgtcatctaaatagtgcgtgcatgcgtggtatccctttgtttgtctgtcctgaaaggttactgagagcgggccaatcgttgatggttacaaacagcaacgcgtgcaggttaaattcctcctgtttgtgctcatcccacgtacgtacactgtttccattccacagctgtaaaagttcttcaactaatggccttaggtacacatcaatgtcgttgccgggttgcttagggccttggatgagaactggcatcataatgaacttccgcttcatgcacatccaaggaggaaggttatacatacatagagtcacgggccaggtgttgtgattgctgctctgctccctgaaaggattaatgccatccgcgcttaaaccaaaccatacgttccttgggtcacctgcaaactcagcccagtactttctcttgatttttctccactgcgacccgtcagcgggtgctctcaacttcccgtctttcttacggtcctcactgtgccatcgcatcaacttggcatgctctttgtttctgaacagacgtttcaactgtggtattataggagcataccacatcaccttcgcaggaaccctcttcctggggggctcgccgtcaacatcaccagggtcatctcgtctgatcttatatcgcaatgcaccgcataccgggcatgcgttcagatccttgtacgcaccgcggtagaggatgcagtcattagggcatgcatgtatcttctgcacctccaatcctagagggcatacgaccttctttgatgcgtatgtactgtcgggcaattcgttatcctttggaagcttcttcttcaatattttcagtagcttctcaaatcctttgtcaggcacagcattctctgccttccactgtagcaattccagtacggtaccgagctttgtgttgccatcttcgcaattggggtacaacccttttttgtgatcctctaatatgcgatcgaacttcagcttctcctgttgactttcgcattgcgtccttgcatcgacaatgacccggcggagatcatcatcatcgggcacatcgtctggttcctcttgatctgcagcagcttcccccgttgcagcatcattgggcacattgtctagttcctcttgatcttcagcagcttcccccgttgcagcatcaccgtattcagggggcacatagttgtcatcgtcctcttcttcttcgccgtcttccatcataacccctatttctccgtgcctcgtccaaacattatagtgtggcatgaaacccttgtaaagcaggtgggtgtgaaggattttccggtcagagtaagacttcgtattcccacatttagggcatggacaacacataaaaccattctgcttgtttgcctcagccactttgagaaaatcatgcacgcccctaatgtactcggaggtgtgtctgtcaccgtacatccattatcgattcatctgcgtgcattatatataattaagtgtgtcaaaaaccattacagaatatcatgaatagataattaagtgaccaaattaatagaagttcatcatcacattaaaaccaaagtacatacatagttctcatctaacaacatatagctctccagagcatctaattaattaaaccatacattgaaactatgtaaaacatttcaatgtgaaaacaaatgcgatcataatcgcaaccaaggtaacaattgatccaacgacataatgataccaagcctcggtatgaatggcatattttctaatctttctaatcttcaagcgcattgcatccatcttgaccttgtgatcatcgacgacatccgcaacatgcaactccaatatcatcttctcctcctcaattttttttattttttccttcaagaaattgttttcttcttcaactaaatttaacctctcgacaatagggtcggttgtaatttccggttcacatacctcctagataaataaaatctatgtcacgttggtcggcataattttcataaacaataaatgaaccaatagttataaagataatatataccacatccgaatcatagacaggacgagggccgacgggggcggataccaaaaccatcgcactatataataacaagcaataaaatagtaagaaaattagacaagtatctatctaaagtaagaatttttctttcagaaagaagataagaacaagaggctcaccacggtggtgccggcgacgagatcggcgcgggcgatcgacggcggtgaagacgggaatgggacgtgacgggccgctaaacctagacaaatctcgaggaaaatggagctttgaggtcgagcttcgagacgagaaagcttaactagtgtggcttgGGCATTTCaccgaacacctcatgtgcataggaggtgaggtagagcaccacaaagccctcccctcgccggccagaaaaaaacagagcactggagtgctctgctcgcgggcgaggggtatatataggcacctcattagtcccggttcgtggtatgaaccgggactaaagggcagcctatggtcccggttcaagccaccaaccgggaccaatggtggtgggccaggagcaagcctattggtcccggttcatcccaccaaccgggaccaaaggggccagacaaaccgggaccaatgcccccacgaggcccggcaggcccctggcctcacgaaccgggaccagtgcccccatgggtcccggttctggactgaaccgggactaatgggctgacccggcctgaaccaaagccctcttttctactagtgacacgacatagggcggcggtggcggatcGGAGACGGGCGTGCAGAGGTCAAAACGCGGCGGCGCGTCAACACCGTAGCCACCGACAGCAGCAGGCAGCCCAATCTCCGGCCGCTGGCAAGACGGTGAGTGCCCTATTTTGCTCTTGTTCGGTTCGTCGGGTTGAATGATTCGCTAGTTTTTTAAGCACTGTCAATTCTGTGGAAATTTCTTCTGCTTGCTGGTTTTTTTTGGGTTGTGACAATCGTTTAATTGGACATTGTTCAGTGAGCAAGCCAGCTAAGATGGCAGAGCCGGAGACGGAGACCACCATCATGGCCTCTTGTGTCTTCCAATTCAAAGTTGATTACGAACAAAGCAAGCAGCTTCCCATTGACAAGGCCATCTGTTCCGACATCGTCTCCGCCGGGGGACATCTGTGGAGGATCAGGTGCTACCCGCGTGGCGATGCCGAGGACGGCAAGGGCGAGTATATTTCTGTCTACCTCGAGCACATGAGCAAATCCAGAAGCGTCGGGGCCATCTTTGATATCTTCATAATCGGTAGGGATGGCAAACCACCTATGTGGGACATATCGAACGTATCTAGGACACTCCAAACCTTTGAAATCAATGGAGATAAAGACCAGCGCGATTGCTGGGGATGGAGTCAGTTCATCAAGGAAACTATTTTGGAGGAAGATTATTTAACAGGGAGACACTTCACAATTGTATGTACCATCATGATCATCGATGACAGTCCtccccactagtagaaaaagggccatttgtcccggttcataaggtccatctgtcccggttggggaaccgggacaagtgtcgttactaatgccctaggcctttagtcccggttcttatacgaaccaggacagatgggcctcaacgtggccgctccggcgagcccaggcaggagggcctttggtcccggttggtagcaccaaccgggaccaataaacTTCCACGCGttagcatttcaggggctggttttttttttgaaaggagatggtttaggggttttgggggttaatttaggttgttataggTAGCTAACAGAGAtatgtgtcctctcttatctccgtgctactgCTATGTCTAAACATGACTTATATTGaagtgaggcaacatgtggtgcatgtcgaaagtaatactaatcctaacttaatcaagtttggattgtactactttcgacatgcaccacatgcatgttggcttcacttcaatccattccatgttcatttcacccacagatatataataactcttcatgctcgcatcatgcatcatcataataacaagccctactaatcatcatcatacaacttctactcgttattaataacaagtcatacgatcatcatcttGATAGTCAttgaaccaaccctacttaattgttcttagcatatgatcatcagtattaggcaggacctaaataccctatttaaggtaaaatagcatacaacaatatagaccctgactctccattatggagaatggagatcatcctgtctccaattcttgcgcggcgcttccttttgcttccaagaacctccttacgactgtccatacatttttttccattctctgattagcatgtctccacttcttttagaaattcggtatggacagttgagattcgtaggatgacctggttgtatgttcaaaacatgaaGGCTACCATACtcatacatcaaatgaggcacacaatccgtcgggattctctgttgaaaaacatagtaataacttcatagttagcgatgatgtactagttttagaagtatgcaaaagatgcacgaatGTCGCAATAGTagaaaatcttaccagggtatctccatagtagttaccgtagttcaacacgtgcactagtggcacgtattgaccataatgttgaggagttttacaatagatattgtaattctcaagatcagtacaaaatccgaccagatgatttttctccttataagttaattcagagccatcggtgtagtaggttctgtctaccatcttccgcacattctttgaacaatcaaaataagctgtaaatggaaataagctatcaactattttgaaatgaacaatataaattagttaataattaactatgtttgagaaactcacatagcggtagaactggaggcgtatcaacaaggacccaaatgtccatattgtcttggtcgatgtcaggatcaccaagatccatggtgacaaccataccctcatcaaaaccatacatcttgcaaaatgcttcccaatttttgcaaccaaaatgggttacgctctcagcattatacaaatttacttcaaaatccacatcatgataggtccttaggtgaattttcttcgtttcaaaattttcatggtcttcaaaatccatcatctTCAAGACATAgggtcttgcatggcatgggataagctgtactcgaattgtaaaagatgaaaattacatgttgaaatagttgaagtcatgcttaattacgaaaaaaacacttgtcgtcattgcgtaccgtttcaacatcgaaggtctcctcgagcttaatgctgaagcgccgatcatcatCCAAGTGAGGCTTGTCGCACaaacctcgatcgtcgtggcaccagccgcactcccccgggagactttcgtcgccCGATGACGATATTTCCTATgctcataattcaaagattaaacttgtacaattgtaagtgcatctagtgccccttagtgattttggtgtattgaagacttataagTTAAGGGACTAAtacgtttgtgagtgtacacaggtctataagtctatgaggagtttgatatttatagagaaagtcgacccctaaaaatgaagttctttgactgaagactttggtatttctgaagactttgaaagtgaagaaattggtgtgaccttgaagacttggtattcattcgaggaacatgaagcatgaagacttttgttttcgtagtttcattttatctttcttgagtcataggaaacaccgtactgttaaagggggtcgaggaaatactaaggaaaaatttccatgtgatgctcaactcaaaatcctacacctaccaatcccttcgagtgaagccattggaaatctcatacagttcagtcatattcttcagtgacagagacgaagttcttctggtctctgaggaatttgttctgactgaggagttaggaattcgccagtgcggattgcctacacagtgaggaacatgatagccctgaggaatctgagcctcaaatttctgaccgttgctgtgctatgcgccagctgtcccaaaatatcttatccacctaacgatcatatcattgaagggcatttatgtcttatcatgtcgggatgctccctaggctataaatagccgccccctacaaccactagctggttggctgctccgagagaaactgacacttgtcatttgagagcatcccatcctccgaggactttgagcgaaaatcatcaagtgaggaaaaccccaaacccaaacacctacaaaccccaagtgattgagcatcactgaagagattgatcctgcgtggatccggcgcttgttacctttgaagacggtgcttcttccagacggttaggcgtcatggtctagagcatccaagaggaaatcgtggatcgccgagtgaccgagtttgtgaaggtttggaagtcacctgaagacttaccacgagtgatggacgaggtctgtgtgaccttagttcaaggagaatacggtgaggactgtgtgtccgggactgggtgtcctcaggtttaaatacctagccgctccaaccagacgtacaactgagacaacagttggaactggtctaccaaatcattgtcttcaccaagccaactggttctatttcctcaactcttccatttcctcattactgtgttgtgcacttgttcatatctgtgtttgaagactttgactgaagactttctcaatttcctcagttcaatttcttcagtctgtttgtcttcatcctgtgttatcctgtgtttacgctttctgtactctgtgcttgttttcatttcatcatgatgactatgcttgtgctctgctatgcatacttttgagtacttattccgctgcaagtagtgcttcgctaaggaatttcctcacccacaaattcctcagtgaagaattcataaaaatcgcctattcacccccctctagtcgatataacgcactttcaattggtatcagagcaaggtactcccttgttctgtgtgattttggtttaaccgcctggagttttagttatgtcgaccgcaggtatgatcaaggtctctgctgggtgtcctaccttcaatgggacggactacccctactggaagaaaaagatgcgaatgcatcttgaggcaattgataacgatctcagGTATGTGGTGGAAAAtagtgttccctctgtctcaccctcactaaacgctgccgatgtgaagagattcaagcaactcgattctcaagcgaagaatatcatatgtggccatctgagcaaaggacagtatggaagagtgagtgctttggaaactgctaagcttatctgggataggctgtccaaagtaaatgaaggagtctcaacacagcgtgactctcgagttgatgttcttcgcaatctcttcaaccgcttcaaaagactcgacaatgaaaatgttcaacaaaccttcgatcgcctcactgacatctcaaatgagcttcaagcacttggtgccactgacatcaccgaccacgagGTTGTGAAGAAACTACTAAGATCGCTTGACTCCTCATTTGATattctggcattgatgatacaagagcgtgctgattacagtcacttgatcccgctgatatcctcgagaggctaaatactcatgagttccagcttgctgaaaagagagatctttatggttcgagctatggcagatcatgtgcactgaaggccaaggcagtttctgagtctgaagatgaagactctgacagcagccttggtactgatcctgaagaactaagccatgatctagcactgctcgtgaagaaattccagaagttctcaagacgtggtcgctttggaagaccctcaaggagcaatgattcctcatccagtgactacaagaagaggctttgtcacaaatgcaagaaactaGGACACTACAtccaagattgtcctcagtgggaaaaggaatcaaagaagaagaaatacaaggattacagttctgatgatgcgaagaaaaagaagaaatcctcaaaatcttcatcatcgaaatcctcaaagtcttcatctcacaagaagagcagctccaagaaggctcgtgcattcattggcaaggaaatggactctgaggctaaatctgaagaaaatgaggaagaggaggcatctgaggattccgaatccggtgtggcgagcctagccctcgctactgcattcgtcagcaagtctatcttcaacactgaagaaaatgacctcaccaacaaggctgatgaaggcaatgatgactacgctcccacctattgcttcatggcaaagggtgccaaggtactcaattacacctcctctgaatcaagtgagaatgaatctgatgaaaaccttaagcccaagtattctaaacttgctaagattgttgtgaaacaacaaagggcccttgaaaaggttcaaaacatgctagacaaaagtgatgatatgttgggtgaagaaatggatcgcactaaaaccttgactgaaaatcttcagagacttcaaactaggtatgacaaccttcaaggtcatcataacactcttttgtctgatcatgagaagctttcttatgaatttcttcaaagaaagcaagatctagagaagctaaaagtgagttatgaagatctt is drawn from Aegilops tauschii subsp. strangulata cultivar AL8/78 chromosome 1, Aet v6.0, whole genome shotgun sequence and contains these coding sequences:
- the LOC109781743 gene encoding BTB/POZ and MATH domain-containing protein 1-like, giving the protein MAEPETETTIMASCVFQFKVDYEQSKQLPIDKAICSDIVSAGGHLWRIRCYPRGDAEDGKGEYISVYLEHMSKSRSVGAIFDIFIIGRDGKPPMWDISNVSRTLQTFEINGDKDQRDCWGWSQFIKETILEEDYLTGRHFTIVCTIMIIDDMPIVVPPPDIGTHLGRLLGHADGTDVSFVVDDETFRAHRAVLAARSPVLRVELFGSMSEAIMSSITLHDITPATFKVMLRFIYTDELPGEDEPTDSSVEMFQDLLAAADRYGLDRLKVICAQKLWEKVSVDPQVVNDECNAEEKRVQ